A DNA window from Vigna angularis cultivar LongXiaoDou No.4 chromosome 1, ASM1680809v1, whole genome shotgun sequence contains the following coding sequences:
- the LOC128196327 gene encoding protein transport protein sec31-like isoform X2, producing MTGQGTERPDKGKGVARPTKRKRQAPKYVLRVPARLPTPAPGSSSSVGPPPTPSIQTPTPAVDPTPPPRAVHPSTTTAVDPSPPPAAHPSTTPAADPLPPPLIATPTPPPIVITPTPLPDPTSIPSSSSVPPSETVTPLGDPDSSGDAEDLDPPLHDRPWIEPYGKGFIPSRVASQAITRSIKQQFLTPWPTWGAIPHDDRKPFWQRFQMKVQWKPEHETQIHRNFHMKASHRLSEMFRDARIAGQRPNWLGEHIWNSLLAHWNTVEFRNKCAKAQRNRASERGGTLHTGGSITIHEHAIRMAQALGRAVHVDEVFAQTHVRKGTDQFVDERSRKTHEDFSTRLSQVRSEHESAPTPDDASNADDDIRRTQCWIDTVGGKKKGRVYGAGQLAANYTASRGGTLKHQPSSSTSTPDEVLQLRRELHERDQELTDLRAEFTNLKALVMTVLPQTSQDVQNIPPTQSRPSSSPAATQQPTSVQPSSVQPTPVQPSIEEQDDENHSDDSYVHY from the exons atgacaggacaaggtaCAGAgcgtcctgataaaggaaaaggGGTAGCAAGGCCTACAAAGAGGAAACGgcaggcaccaaagtatgtacttagggtgcctgctagaCTACCTACCCCTGCTCCCGGTAGTtcatcatctgtggggcctcctcctacccctagtATACAGACTCCTACACCAgcagtagaccctactcctCCTCCTCGTGCAGTACACCCTTCTACTACCACTGCAGTAgacccttctcctcctcctgcaGCACACCCTTCTACAACCCCTGCagcagaccctcttcctcctcctcttattgccacccccactcctccccctattgttattacccccactcctctccctgaccctacttctataccttcctcatcttctgtacctccttctgagactgtcacaccacttggtgatccagattcaagtggtgatgcTGAAGAtcttgacccgcccctccatgatcgaccatggattgagccctatggtaaagg gtttattccatctagggttgcttcccaggccatcacacgttcaataaagcaacagtttttaactccatggcctacttggggagcaatacctcATGACGACAGAAAGCCATTCTGGCAGCGCTTTCAG atgaaggtgcagtggaaacctgaacatgaaactcagatacacagaaatttccacatgaaagcatctcatcggctgtcagagatgtttagggatgcccggaTTGCAGGACAGCGCCCTAACTGGCTGGGTGAgcacatttggaactctttactggcccattggaatacagtagagttccgcaataagtgtgccaaagcccagcggaacagagcgtctgaaaggggtggcaccctgcatactggtgggtcgatcaccattcatgagcatgccattcgtatg gcacaggctctaggacgggcggtccatgttgatgaggtctttgcacagactcatgttcggaagggaactgatcaatttgttgatgaaagatctcggaagactcat gaagacttttctacgagactttcacaggttagatctgaacatgagtcagctcctacaccggatgatgccagtaatgcagatgatgacatccgtaggacGCAGTGCTGGATCGACaccgttggtgggaagaaaaagggacgagtctATGGTGCGGGACagcttgctgcaaactatacagcatccagaggaggtactctgaagcaccagccttcttcttccaccagtaCTCCTGACGAGGTTCTTCAACTCAGGCGGGAACTCCATGAACGTGACCAGGAGCTCACTGATCTCAGAGCAGAGTTTACAAATTTGAAGGCCCTGGTCATGACTGTCTTGCCTCAAACCTCACAGGACGTACAAAATATCCCTCCCACCCAATCACGACCTTCCTCATCACCTGCTGCCACTCAGCAGCCCActtcagtccaaccctcatcagtccaacccacaccagtccagccatcaatagaggagcaggatgatgaaaatcattctgatgatagttatgtacattattag
- the LOC128196327 gene encoding protein transport protein sec31-like isoform X1 produces MPNYTVWTFHGEEIPSTSTAAEKRLASVMTGQGTERPDKGKGVARPTKRKRQAPKYVLRVPARLPTPAPGSSSSVGPPPTPSIQTPTPAVDPTPPPRAVHPSTTTAVDPSPPPAAHPSTTPAADPLPPPLIATPTPPPIVITPTPLPDPTSIPSSSSVPPSETVTPLGDPDSSGDAEDLDPPLHDRPWIEPYGKGFIPSRVASQAITRSIKQQFLTPWPTWGAIPHDDRKPFWQRFQMKVQWKPEHETQIHRNFHMKASHRLSEMFRDARIAGQRPNWLGEHIWNSLLAHWNTVEFRNKCAKAQRNRASERGGTLHTGGSITIHEHAIRMAQALGRAVHVDEVFAQTHVRKGTDQFVDERSRKTHEDFSTRLSQVRSEHESAPTPDDASNADDDIRRTQCWIDTVGGKKKGRVYGAGQLAANYTASRGGTLKHQPSSSTSTPDEVLQLRRELHERDQELTDLRAEFTNLKALVMTVLPQTSQDVQNIPPTQSRPSSSPAATQQPTSVQPSSVQPTPVQPSIEEQDDENHSDDSYVHY; encoded by the exons taatgacaggacaaggtaCAGAgcgtcctgataaaggaaaaggGGTAGCAAGGCCTACAAAGAGGAAACGgcaggcaccaaagtatgtacttagggtgcctgctagaCTACCTACCCCTGCTCCCGGTAGTtcatcatctgtggggcctcctcctacccctagtATACAGACTCCTACACCAgcagtagaccctactcctCCTCCTCGTGCAGTACACCCTTCTACTACCACTGCAGTAgacccttctcctcctcctgcaGCACACCCTTCTACAACCCCTGCagcagaccctcttcctcctcctcttattgccacccccactcctccccctattgttattacccccactcctctccctgaccctacttctataccttcctcatcttctgtacctccttctgagactgtcacaccacttggtgatccagattcaagtggtgatgcTGAAGAtcttgacccgcccctccatgatcgaccatggattgagccctatggtaaagg gtttattccatctagggttgcttcccaggccatcacacgttcaataaagcaacagtttttaactccatggcctacttggggagcaatacctcATGACGACAGAAAGCCATTCTGGCAGCGCTTTCAG atgaaggtgcagtggaaacctgaacatgaaactcagatacacagaaatttccacatgaaagcatctcatcggctgtcagagatgtttagggatgcccggaTTGCAGGACAGCGCCCTAACTGGCTGGGTGAgcacatttggaactctttactggcccattggaatacagtagagttccgcaataagtgtgccaaagcccagcggaacagagcgtctgaaaggggtggcaccctgcatactggtgggtcgatcaccattcatgagcatgccattcgtatg gcacaggctctaggacgggcggtccatgttgatgaggtctttgcacagactcatgttcggaagggaactgatcaatttgttgatgaaagatctcggaagactcat gaagacttttctacgagactttcacaggttagatctgaacatgagtcagctcctacaccggatgatgccagtaatgcagatgatgacatccgtaggacGCAGTGCTGGATCGACaccgttggtgggaagaaaaagggacgagtctATGGTGCGGGACagcttgctgcaaactatacagcatccagaggaggtactctgaagcaccagccttcttcttccaccagtaCTCCTGACGAGGTTCTTCAACTCAGGCGGGAACTCCATGAACGTGACCAGGAGCTCACTGATCTCAGAGCAGAGTTTACAAATTTGAAGGCCCTGGTCATGACTGTCTTGCCTCAAACCTCACAGGACGTACAAAATATCCCTCCCACCCAATCACGACCTTCCTCATCACCTGCTGCCACTCAGCAGCCCActtcagtccaaccctcatcagtccaacccacaccagtccagccatcaatagaggagcaggatgatgaaaatcattctgatgatagttatgtacattattag